The Saccharopolyspora gloriosae genome window below encodes:
- a CDS encoding ESX secretion-associated protein EspG has translation MTALGSWQLPPVHLDVALKHLRIDRLTLPLTSKSAGYTAEQFSRVAKAELDRMYASGAVVDDEIAPPLAEALKVLATPYLWVDSIWFPTVGADHCWRALAVFTEGNRVVLGVQSPSADPKRGGLVTVEVHENVPLPQVLLATLPPARVGGQGPVRVPQASLQRQPQPDDFGQASMMRSATEERGSTGDRQVRLYETIGKAPHQRIGQLSANLRDRYGRRRRSTVVSWFDNLEPDGRYLNRVERGSSGEQVFALVPADARTIGVEIDSLIAQVRA, from the coding sequence GTGACCGCTTTGGGGTCTTGGCAGTTGCCGCCGGTGCACCTGGACGTGGCGCTCAAGCACCTGCGGATCGACCGGCTGACGTTGCCGCTGACCAGCAAGTCCGCCGGGTACACCGCGGAGCAGTTCAGCCGCGTGGCGAAAGCCGAACTGGACCGCATGTACGCGAGCGGTGCCGTCGTGGACGACGAGATCGCGCCGCCGCTCGCCGAGGCGCTGAAGGTGCTCGCCACGCCGTACCTGTGGGTCGATTCGATCTGGTTCCCGACGGTCGGCGCCGACCACTGCTGGCGCGCGCTCGCCGTGTTCACCGAGGGGAATCGGGTCGTGCTGGGGGTGCAGTCGCCCAGCGCGGACCCGAAGCGCGGTGGCCTGGTGACCGTCGAGGTGCACGAGAACGTGCCGCTGCCGCAGGTCCTGCTGGCCACGCTGCCCCCGGCGCGGGTCGGCGGGCAGGGGCCGGTCCGGGTTCCGCAGGCGTCGTTGCAGCGGCAGCCGCAGCCGGACGACTTCGGGCAGGCGAGCATGATGCGCTCCGCCACCGAGGAACGCGGCAGCACCGGGGACCGGCAGGTCCGGCTCTACGAGACGATCGGCAAGGCCCCGCACCAGCGCATCGGGCAGCTCTCGGCGAACCTGCGCGACCGGTACGGGCGCAGGCGGCGGTCGACCGTCGTGTCCTGGTTCGACAACCTGGAGCCGGACGGACGGTACTTGAACCGGGTCGAGCGCGGGAGTTCGGGCGAGCAGGTCTTCGCGCTCGTCCCGGCCGACGCGCGCACCATCGGCGTCGAGATCGACTCGCTGATCGCCCAGGTCCGCGCCTGA
- a CDS encoding M16 family metallopeptidase, which produces MVEPPLHRVTLPNGLRVVLAPDSARGASGQAPVVGVSVHYDVGFRSEPEGRTGFAHLFEHLMFQGSESLEKLAHFRHVQGSGGTFNGSTHQDYTDYFQVLPSAALERALFLEADRMRAPKLTEENLRNQVDVVKEEIRLNVLNRPYGGFPWILLPPVLYSTFANAHNGYGDFTDLEQATVEDCAAFFDTFYAPANAVLTIAGDFDVDRATELVHKHFGDVPAREVRPRPSFAEPLPTEQLTGVHADPHAPLPAIALGHRLPDPVGELDQYLANIVLAAVLTDGDASRLQQRMVYQDPLVVDVHAGCGLMGAPLDARDPDTFTLTAIHTPEVEPERVVAAVDAELEALAATGPTAEELSRVTSRWAASLHREHDRVVSRTLDLGSTELIHGRAELISELPKRIAEVGAEQVAAAAKALSPDSRATLRVQPDSNSAGGAA; this is translated from the coding sequence ATGGTCGAACCCCCACTGCATCGCGTTACCCTGCCGAACGGGCTGCGCGTCGTGCTCGCGCCGGACTCGGCGCGGGGCGCCTCCGGTCAAGCCCCCGTCGTGGGCGTCAGCGTGCACTATGACGTGGGCTTCCGCTCCGAGCCGGAAGGCCGCACCGGATTCGCGCACCTGTTCGAGCACCTCATGTTCCAGGGCAGCGAGAGCCTGGAGAAGCTCGCGCACTTCCGCCACGTCCAAGGCTCCGGCGGCACCTTCAACGGTTCGACGCACCAGGACTACACCGACTACTTCCAGGTGCTGCCCTCGGCGGCGCTGGAGCGGGCGCTGTTCCTGGAAGCCGACCGGATGCGGGCCCCGAAGCTCACCGAGGAGAACCTCCGCAACCAGGTCGACGTGGTGAAGGAGGAGATCCGGCTCAACGTCCTCAACCGCCCCTACGGCGGGTTCCCGTGGATCCTGCTGCCGCCGGTGCTCTACTCCACGTTCGCCAACGCGCACAACGGCTACGGCGACTTCACCGACCTGGAGCAGGCGACCGTCGAGGACTGCGCCGCCTTCTTCGACACCTTCTACGCGCCCGCGAACGCGGTGCTCACCATCGCCGGTGACTTCGACGTGGACCGGGCCACCGAACTGGTGCACAAGCACTTCGGCGACGTCCCGGCCCGCGAGGTGCGCCCGCGCCCCTCGTTCGCCGAGCCGTTGCCGACCGAGCAGCTCACCGGCGTGCACGCCGACCCGCACGCGCCGCTGCCCGCGATCGCGCTGGGGCACCGGCTGCCGGACCCGGTCGGCGAACTCGACCAGTACCTGGCGAACATCGTGCTGGCCGCGGTGCTCACCGACGGCGACGCGTCCCGGTTGCAGCAGCGGATGGTCTACCAGGACCCGCTGGTCGTCGACGTGCACGCGGGCTGCGGCCTGATGGGCGCGCCGCTGGACGCGCGCGACCCGGACACCTTCACGCTCACCGCGATCCACACGCCCGAGGTGGAGCCGGAGCGGGTCGTCGCCGCCGTCGACGCGGAACTGGAAGCGCTCGCCGCGACCGGGCCCACGGCGGAGGAGCTGTCCCGCGTCACGTCCCGCTGGGCGGCGTCGCTGCACCGCGAACACGACAGGGTCGTCTCCCGCACGCTCGACCTGGGCAGCACCGAGCTGATCCACGGCCGCGCCGAGCTCATCTCGGAGCTGCCGAAGCGGATCGCCGAGGTCGGCGCCGAGCAGGTCGCCGCCGCCGCGAAGGCCCTCTCCCCGGACTCGCGCGCGACCCTGCGCGTGCAGCCCGACTCGAACTCCGCCGGAGGTGCGGCATGA
- a CDS encoding M48 metallopeptidase family protein, giving the protein MAEPQVEVRRSKRRRQTVSAYRDGDKVIVLLPARMSRAEEKKWVAEMLSRLQRSETRRRSPARDSDTALAQRCVELSEQYLDGRAEPRSIRWVPPMRTRWASCTPSTKAIRISDRLRDVPGWVLDYVLVHELAHLLVPGHGADFWKWVNRYPKTERAVGYLEGLSAAANLGLTMGDQED; this is encoded by the coding sequence GTGGCAGAACCGCAGGTCGAGGTGCGTCGCAGCAAACGCCGACGCCAGACGGTCAGCGCGTACCGGGACGGTGACAAGGTCATCGTGCTGCTCCCGGCTCGGATGAGCAGAGCCGAGGAGAAGAAGTGGGTGGCGGAGATGCTCAGCCGCCTGCAGCGCAGCGAGACCCGCCGCCGGTCACCCGCGCGGGACTCGGACACGGCGTTAGCGCAACGCTGCGTGGAACTCTCCGAGCAGTACCTCGACGGCCGCGCCGAACCCCGCTCGATCCGCTGGGTGCCGCCGATGCGCACCCGCTGGGCGTCGTGCACGCCCAGCACCAAGGCCATCCGGATCAGCGATCGGCTGCGGGACGTGCCCGGTTGGGTGCTGGATTACGTGCTGGTGCACGAGCTCGCGCACCTGCTGGTCCCCGGCCACGGCGCCGACTTCTGGAAGTGGGTCAACCGGTATCCGAAGACCGAGCGGGCCGTCGGCTACCTCGAAGGGCTCTCCGCGGCGGCCAACCTGGGCCTGACCATGGGCGACCAGGAGGACTGA
- a CDS encoding methyltransferase: MAHSHDGIDWDAKIARLREGDELAAPETADLVRDLLRPQDRTVIDIGSGAGGAATAFADAMWDTGGTIILVDSAPELLAAAARNTAATAGPDVRVLSVQADVARGDLSAVGQADLVFASFVVHHLPDQLAGLRRLLKLVRPGGRLTLVESGLEPRVLPWDVGVGEPGLEPRLAAARADWFREMRAEMPGSVRLPTGWARAMADAGLDGVLSWTQLVDRPAPVSGAAMTAVLRRLEWLRRGAEGRVAQADLDAVDALLDPTGPHYAGSRDDVYYLLAQTIHVGTRRA, translated from the coding sequence GTGGCTCACTCGCACGATGGAATCGACTGGGACGCCAAGATCGCGCGGTTGCGCGAAGGCGACGAACTGGCCGCCCCGGAGACCGCTGATCTGGTGCGCGACCTGCTCCGCCCGCAGGACCGCACGGTGATCGACATCGGTTCCGGCGCGGGTGGTGCCGCGACCGCGTTCGCGGACGCCATGTGGGACACCGGGGGGACGATCATCCTCGTCGACTCCGCGCCGGAGCTGCTGGCCGCGGCGGCGCGCAACACCGCCGCCACGGCCGGTCCCGACGTCCGGGTGCTCTCGGTGCAGGCCGACGTGGCCCGCGGCGACCTGTCCGCCGTGGGCCAGGCCGACCTGGTGTTCGCCTCGTTCGTGGTGCACCACCTGCCGGACCAGCTCGCGGGCCTGCGGCGACTGCTGAAGCTGGTGCGGCCGGGCGGGCGGCTCACACTGGTCGAGTCCGGCCTGGAACCGCGGGTGCTGCCGTGGGACGTCGGCGTCGGAGAACCCGGCCTGGAACCGCGGCTCGCGGCGGCGCGGGCCGACTGGTTCCGCGAGATGCGCGCCGAGATGCCCGGCTCGGTCCGGTTGCCGACCGGCTGGGCGCGGGCCATGGCCGACGCCGGGCTCGACGGCGTGCTGTCCTGGACGCAGCTGGTGGATCGGCCGGCACCGGTGTCCGGGGCTGCGATGACGGCGGTGCTGCGCAGGCTCGAATGGCTGCGCCGGGGCGCGGAGGGACGTGTCGCGCAGGCCGACTTGGACGCCGTCGACGCCCTGCTCGACCCGACCGGCCCGCACTACGCGGGCTCCCGGGACGACGTCTACTACCTGCTCGCCCAGACGATCCACGTCGGCACCCGCCGAGCGTGA
- a CDS encoding DUF5679 domain-containing protein, whose amino-acid sequence MAETYNGYCVKCREKRDFPGEITETNGRRMAKGTCPVCGTRMTRILGKA is encoded by the coding sequence GTGGCCGAGACCTACAACGGCTACTGCGTGAAATGCCGGGAGAAGCGGGACTTCCCCGGCGAGATCACGGAGACCAACGGACGCCGGATGGCCAAGGGAACCTGCCCGGTGTGCGGCACCCGCATGACCCGAATCCTCGGCAAGGCCTGA
- the nudC gene encoding NAD(+) diphosphatase encodes MTEAWAPPIAADGGFLLDSAPLLSRSTVDRTELLREGPVTELWSSGRVLLVDGKGRAQIGPDGRLVYEDAAVFGEQPTPHAVLLGSQQGTVYWALRTERDGSQEGWQDLRIAGAQLDDTDAGLLTTAVGLLNWHDHSRYCAVCGAATNRVKVGWARRCSGCDREEYPRTDPAVICLVHDGADQVLLARQPVWPPERFSVLAGFVEVGESLEACVQREVEEEVGVHATDIRYLGSQPWPFPRSLMLGFAAVADPATPLRPADGEIEEARWVSRADVRAAMSTDDGIIPGLRLPPSVSIAHRMLKGWAFWS; translated from the coding sequence GTGACGGAGGCGTGGGCGCCGCCGATCGCGGCGGACGGCGGTTTCCTGCTCGACTCGGCGCCGCTGCTGTCCCGGTCCACCGTGGATCGTACGGAACTGCTGCGGGAGGGGCCGGTCACCGAGCTGTGGTCGTCCGGCCGGGTGCTGCTGGTCGACGGCAAGGGCCGCGCCCAGATCGGCCCGGACGGGCGCCTCGTCTACGAGGACGCCGCGGTGTTCGGCGAGCAGCCCACGCCGCACGCGGTGCTGCTGGGCAGCCAGCAGGGCACCGTGTACTGGGCGCTGCGCACCGAGCGCGACGGGTCGCAGGAGGGCTGGCAGGACCTGCGGATCGCGGGCGCGCAGCTCGACGACACCGACGCGGGCCTGCTCACCACCGCGGTCGGCCTGCTCAACTGGCACGACCACTCCCGCTACTGCGCGGTGTGCGGCGCGGCGACGAACCGGGTCAAGGTCGGCTGGGCGCGGCGCTGCTCCGGCTGCGACCGCGAGGAGTACCCGCGCACCGACCCCGCGGTGATCTGCCTGGTCCACGACGGCGCCGACCAGGTGCTGCTGGCCCGCCAGCCGGTGTGGCCGCCGGAGCGGTTCTCCGTGCTCGCCGGGTTCGTCGAGGTCGGCGAGTCGCTGGAGGCCTGCGTGCAGCGGGAGGTGGAGGAAGAGGTCGGCGTGCACGCCACCGACATCCGCTACCTCGGCAGCCAGCCGTGGCCGTTCCCGAGGTCGCTGATGCTGGGGTTCGCCGCGGTCGCGGACCCGGCCACGCCGCTGCGGCCCGCCGACGGCGAGATCGAGGAGGCCCGCTGGGTCTCCCGTGCCGACGTGCGGGCGGCGATGAGCACCGACGACGGCATCATCCCCGGCTTACGCCTGCCGCCTAGCGTCTCCATCGCCCACCGAATGCTCAAAGGCTGGGCCTTCTGGTCCTGA
- a CDS encoding ATP-dependent DNA helicase UvrD2 translates to MADQPRLLEGLDPEQRAAVTAPRGPVCVLAGAGTGKTRTITHRIAHLVQRGLVVPQQVLAVTFTARAAGEMRTRLRALGAAGVQAQTFHAAAFRQLRYFWPRVHDSQVWPLVDNKFRLVMQAANRVGLSTEKESVRDLAGEIEWSKSCLISPDQYATAAARAGRDAPVVPQQLAKVFATYEELKNDARMLDFDDLLLHTVAILEEHAEVAEEFRGRYRSFVVDEYQDVNPLQQRVLDAWLGGRDDLTVVGDANQTIYSFAGAAPKWLIGFPKRFPEAAVVRLERDYRSTPQVVSLANRVIGAARERPAGTRLKLIGQRPDGPEPDFAEYDHEPAEAEAIARKIAALAGKGVALSEIAILFRVNAQSEVYEKALSDAEIPYQVRGGERFFNRPEVRQAVVALRTAANRGADPGADLPASVRAVLAEVGLTEEPPAGGSARERWESLIALVELAEELAAVADEADLARYVAELELRAEAQHPPTVEGVTLASLHSAKGLEWDAVFLAGLAEGTMPIQHADDDAGVEEERRLLYVGVTRAREHLHLSWALARAADGRRYRRRSRFLYGVIPERHPAALTSKGRTPEPGPTRKQATPRCRNCESVLVSTMDIKLGRCSTCPSDVDEGLLDRLRAWRGDRAKQLKVPAYVVFTDATLTAIAEQRPTDEAALVAISGIGASKVRRFGDDVLALIQREHGRN, encoded by the coding sequence ATGGCCGATCAACCGCGACTGCTGGAAGGGCTCGATCCGGAGCAGCGGGCGGCGGTCACCGCGCCACGTGGGCCGGTGTGCGTGCTCGCGGGTGCGGGCACCGGCAAGACCCGGACCATCACGCATCGCATCGCGCACCTGGTCCAGCGCGGGCTCGTCGTTCCGCAGCAGGTCCTGGCGGTGACGTTCACGGCTCGCGCGGCCGGTGAGATGCGCACCCGGTTGCGCGCCCTCGGTGCCGCCGGGGTGCAGGCGCAGACCTTCCACGCCGCCGCGTTCCGGCAGTTGCGCTACTTCTGGCCGCGGGTGCACGACTCGCAGGTGTGGCCGCTGGTGGACAACAAGTTCCGGCTGGTCATGCAGGCCGCGAACCGGGTCGGCCTGTCCACCGAGAAGGAATCGGTGCGGGACCTGGCGGGCGAGATCGAGTGGTCGAAGTCCTGCCTGATCTCCCCCGACCAGTACGCCACCGCCGCCGCCCGCGCCGGGCGCGACGCACCGGTGGTCCCGCAGCAGCTCGCGAAGGTCTTCGCCACCTACGAGGAGCTCAAGAACGACGCGCGGATGCTGGACTTCGACGACCTGCTGCTGCACACCGTCGCCATCTTGGAGGAGCACGCGGAGGTCGCCGAGGAGTTCCGCGGTCGCTACCGCTCCTTCGTCGTCGACGAGTACCAGGACGTCAACCCGCTGCAGCAGCGCGTGCTCGACGCGTGGCTCGGAGGCCGCGACGACCTGACGGTGGTCGGCGACGCGAACCAGACCATCTACTCGTTCGCCGGGGCCGCCCCGAAGTGGCTGATCGGGTTCCCGAAGCGCTTCCCGGAGGCGGCCGTGGTGCGCCTGGAACGGGACTACCGCTCCACGCCGCAGGTCGTGTCGCTGGCGAACCGGGTGATCGGAGCCGCCCGCGAACGTCCTGCGGGCACCCGGCTCAAGCTGATCGGGCAGCGCCCGGACGGCCCGGAACCGGACTTCGCCGAGTACGACCACGAGCCCGCCGAGGCGGAAGCCATCGCCCGCAAGATCGCCGCGCTGGCGGGCAAGGGCGTGGCGCTGTCCGAGATCGCGATCCTGTTCCGGGTCAACGCCCAGTCCGAGGTGTACGAGAAGGCGCTGTCCGACGCCGAGATCCCCTACCAGGTGCGCGGCGGCGAGCGGTTCTTCAACCGCCCCGAGGTGCGCCAGGCCGTGGTGGCGCTGCGCACGGCGGCGAACCGCGGCGCCGATCCGGGCGCCGACCTGCCCGCGTCGGTGCGCGCCGTGCTGGCCGAGGTGGGGCTCACCGAGGAACCCCCGGCGGGGGGTTCGGCGCGGGAGCGCTGGGAGTCGCTGATCGCGCTGGTCGAACTCGCCGAGGAGCTCGCGGCCGTCGCCGACGAGGCGGACCTGGCCCGCTACGTCGCCGAGCTGGAGCTGCGCGCCGAGGCCCAGCATCCGCCGACGGTCGAGGGCGTCACGCTCGCGTCGCTGCACTCGGCGAAGGGTTTGGAGTGGGACGCGGTGTTCCTCGCCGGGCTCGCCGAGGGCACGATGCCGATCCAGCACGCCGACGACGACGCGGGCGTCGAGGAGGAGCGCAGGCTGCTCTACGTCGGCGTCACCCGGGCCCGCGAGCACCTGCACCTGTCCTGGGCGCTGGCGCGGGCCGCCGACGGCCGTCGCTACCGCCGCCGCAGCCGCTTCCTCTACGGCGTGATCCCGGAGCGGCACCCGGCGGCGCTGACTTCGAAGGGCCGCACCCCCGAACCCGGCCCCACCCGCAAGCAGGCCACGCCGCGCTGCCGCAACTGCGAGTCGGTCCTGGTGAGCACGATGGACATCAAGCTGGGCCGCTGCTCCACGTGCCCGTCCGACGTGGACGAGGGACTGCTGGACCGGTTGCGCGCCTGGCGCGGTGATCGGGCGAAGCAGCTGAAGGTGCCCGCCTACGTGGTGTTCACCGACGCGACGCTCACCGCCATCGCCGAGCAGCGCCCCACCGACGAGGCGGCCCTGGTCGCGATCTCCGGGATCGGAGCCAGCAAGGTCCGCCGGTTCGGCGACGACGTGCTGGCGTTGATCCAGCGCGAGCACGGCCGGAACTGA
- a CDS encoding AarF/UbiB family protein: MTDIPRRAAHRTAKLASLPLGVAGRVAAGWGKRLSGRSADEINAELTARTAEQLFAVLGQLKGGAMKFGQALSVFEAAVPDEMAEPYREALTKLQSAAPPMSADSVRRVLEQQLGRTWRDRFAEFDDVPAAAASIGQVHRAVWHDGRDVAVKLQYPGAGEALRSDLRQLSRFSRLFQSLAPGAEIKPLLAELQDRMVEELDYRTEADNQRTFAAAFDGDENVLIPKVVASAPQVMVTEWVEGTPFSAIIADGDRRQRNEAGRRLAEFHFSAPERSGLLHADPHPGNFLLAPDGRLIVLDFGAVARLPDGLPADMGRMLRLAMEDRAEELLEMLRAERFVHTDSELRAEDVLAYLGPFVDPVREPRFHFSRSWMQRQAERVGDLRSPDFRTGRALNLPPDYLLIHRVTLGATGILCQLDAEFEAQEIIVRWQPGFADPEPAAD, from the coding sequence GTGACCGACATTCCCCGCCGGGCGGCGCACCGCACCGCCAAACTGGCCAGCCTTCCGCTGGGCGTCGCGGGGCGGGTGGCCGCCGGGTGGGGCAAGCGCCTCAGCGGCCGATCCGCCGACGAGATCAACGCGGAGCTCACCGCACGCACGGCCGAGCAGCTGTTCGCGGTGCTGGGACAGCTCAAGGGCGGCGCGATGAAGTTCGGCCAGGCGCTCAGCGTGTTCGAGGCCGCCGTGCCCGACGAGATGGCCGAGCCGTACCGGGAAGCGCTGACGAAGCTCCAGTCCGCCGCTCCCCCGATGTCCGCCGACAGCGTGCGGCGGGTGCTGGAGCAGCAACTGGGGCGGACCTGGCGGGACCGCTTCGCCGAGTTCGACGACGTTCCGGCCGCCGCGGCCAGCATCGGGCAGGTGCACCGCGCGGTGTGGCACGACGGCCGGGACGTCGCCGTCAAGCTCCAGTACCCGGGCGCGGGCGAGGCGCTGCGCTCGGACCTGCGCCAGCTGAGCCGGTTCTCCCGGCTGTTCCAGTCGCTGGCTCCCGGCGCGGAGATCAAACCGCTGCTCGCCGAGCTGCAGGACCGGATGGTCGAGGAGCTCGACTACCGCACGGAAGCCGACAACCAGCGGACCTTCGCCGCCGCTTTCGACGGCGACGAGAACGTGCTGATCCCGAAGGTCGTCGCCAGCGCACCGCAGGTGATGGTCACCGAATGGGTCGAGGGCACCCCGTTCTCCGCGATCATCGCCGACGGGGATCGGCGGCAGCGGAACGAGGCGGGCCGCAGGCTGGCGGAATTCCACTTCTCCGCACCGGAGCGGTCCGGGCTGCTGCACGCCGACCCGCATCCCGGCAACTTCCTGCTGGCGCCCGACGGCAGGCTCATCGTGCTGGACTTCGGCGCGGTCGCTCGGCTGCCCGACGGGCTGCCCGCGGACATGGGGCGGATGCTCCGGCTGGCCATGGAGGACCGGGCCGAGGAACTGCTGGAGATGCTGCGCGCCGAACGCTTCGTGCACACCGACAGCGAACTGCGCGCCGAGGACGTGCTGGCCTACCTGGGGCCGTTCGTGGACCCCGTGCGCGAGCCGCGGTTCCACTTCAGCCGCTCCTGGATGCAGCGGCAGGCGGAGCGGGTCGGCGACCTGCGCAGCCCGGACTTCCGCACCGGCAGGGCGTTGAACCTGCCCCCGGACTACCTGCTGATCCACCGCGTGACGCTGGGCGCGACGGGCATCCTCTGCCAGCTCGACGCCGAGTTCGAAGCTCAGGAGATCATCGTCCGCTGGCAGCCGGGCTTCGCCGACCCCGAACCGGCCGCGGACTGA
- a CDS encoding M16 family metallopeptidase — protein MTQAPHRSAEEIGRTETGPRPLPPLGEPRPLRTPEVVDATLPNGLRLIAARHGVVPMVEARLRIPFAGEDAMHPATSEVLAETILTGTAARDRVQVDTDLAAVGGELHAVVDPERLSFIGSALSSGKGTLLEVLADALTGAAYAADEVAGERDRLVERLAVARSQPRVIAREELQRHRYGDHPFVREVPQAADVGQVTPEAVRELHAGAVLPRGSTLVLVGDLDPHTIVDEVTRILAPWDSAVAATELPDLPELRGGDVRLVHREGAVQSQLRMSAQGLHRTDERYPALQIANLGFGGYFSSRLVENIREDKGYTYGAHSSFEFTRGNGTILVDADTASEVTAAALLEMRYEFGRMALVPPTEAEVESARQYAIGGLLTSTSSQSGMASMLLTLAVAGLDHHWLTAHPDRLRAVTAEQVAEAALFYAPTRFTGVVVGDADKIGDRLAALGGVVLP, from the coding sequence ATGACCCAGGCCCCTCACCGCAGCGCCGAGGAGATCGGCCGCACCGAAACCGGTCCGCGACCGCTGCCGCCGCTGGGCGAACCCCGCCCGCTGCGCACCCCGGAGGTCGTGGACGCCACGCTGCCCAACGGGTTGCGCCTGATCGCGGCCCGCCACGGCGTGGTCCCGATGGTCGAAGCCCGGCTGCGCATCCCGTTCGCGGGCGAGGACGCGATGCACCCGGCGACGTCCGAGGTGCTCGCCGAGACGATCCTGACCGGCACCGCCGCTCGCGACCGGGTGCAGGTCGACACCGACCTCGCCGCCGTCGGCGGCGAACTGCACGCGGTGGTCGACCCGGAGCGCCTCAGCTTCATCGGCAGCGCCCTGTCCAGCGGGAAGGGCACGCTGCTGGAGGTGCTGGCCGACGCCCTCACCGGCGCCGCCTACGCCGCCGACGAGGTCGCCGGTGAGCGGGACCGCCTGGTGGAGCGGCTCGCCGTGGCCCGCTCGCAGCCGCGCGTCATCGCGCGCGAGGAGCTGCAGCGGCACCGCTACGGCGACCACCCGTTCGTCCGCGAGGTGCCGCAGGCCGCCGACGTCGGGCAGGTCACCCCGGAGGCCGTGCGCGAGCTGCACGCCGGCGCCGTGCTGCCGCGCGGCTCCACGCTGGTGCTCGTCGGCGACCTGGACCCGCACACCATCGTCGACGAGGTGACGCGGATCCTGGCGCCGTGGGATTCGGCCGTCGCCGCCACCGAGCTGCCGGACCTGCCGGAGCTGCGCGGCGGGGACGTGCGGCTGGTGCACCGCGAGGGCGCCGTGCAGTCGCAGCTGCGGATGTCCGCGCAGGGCCTGCACCGCACCGACGAGCGCTACCCGGCGCTGCAGATCGCGAACCTCGGCTTCGGCGGCTACTTCTCCTCCCGGCTGGTGGAGAACATCCGCGAGGACAAGGGCTACACCTACGGCGCGCACTCGTCCTTCGAGTTCACCCGCGGCAACGGCACGATCCTGGTCGACGCAGACACCGCCAGCGAGGTCACCGCGGCCGCGCTGCTGGAGATGCGCTACGAGTTCGGCCGCATGGCGCTGGTCCCGCCGACCGAGGCGGAGGTCGAATCGGCCCGGCAGTACGCGATCGGCGGGCTGCTGACCTCGACGTCCTCGCAGTCCGGGATGGCGTCGATGCTGCTGACGCTCGCGGTCGCCGGGCTCGACCACCACTGGCTCACCGCGCACCCGGACCGGTTGCGCGCCGTCACCGCCGAGCAGGTCGCGGAGGCGGCGCTGTTCTACGCGCCGACCCGGTTCACCGGTGTCGTGGTGGGCGACGCGGACAAGATCGGCGACCGGCTCGCGGCGCTCGGCGGGGTGGTGCTGCCGTGA
- a CDS encoding WhiB family transcriptional regulator, producing the protein MLTTSVPMQPEGRAVDAGCDGAVGALLDGATDRADEVPCRRDPDLWFAESPGDLERAKTLCGGCPLKQRCLDGALSRGEPWGVWGGEIFERGAVVARKRSRGRPRKNPEPARPATVQVATGDPARRPEEHAA; encoded by the coding sequence ATGTTGACCACCAGCGTCCCGATGCAGCCCGAGGGCAGGGCTGTCGACGCAGGATGTGACGGCGCCGTCGGAGCTCTGCTCGACGGCGCCACCGACCGGGCCGACGAGGTGCCCTGTCGGCGCGACCCCGACCTGTGGTTCGCCGAGAGCCCCGGCGACCTGGAACGGGCGAAGACCTTGTGCGGGGGGTGCCCGCTCAAGCAGCGCTGCTTGGACGGCGCGCTGTCCCGCGGCGAACCCTGGGGGGTCTGGGGCGGCGAGATCTTCGAACGCGGAGCGGTGGTCGCGCGCAAGCGATCCCGCGGACGCCCCCGCAAGAACCCCGAACCCGCCCGTCCCGCGACCGTCCAGGTCGCGACCGGCGATCCCGCACGACGACCCGAGGAGCACGCGGCATGA